Proteins from one bacterium genomic window:
- a CDS encoding BsuBI/PstI family type II restriction endonuclease: MWETEVWIADPNHMIHFNGPKFFLAY, from the coding sequence ATATGGGAAACAGAAGTTTGGATTGCCGATCCCAATCATATGATTCATTTCAATGGGCCCAAGTTCTTTTTGGCATATTAA